A genomic region of Actinomycetes bacterium contains the following coding sequences:
- the ccmA gene encoding heme ABC exporter ATP-binding protein CcmA, with amino-acid sequence MDDANSPRRHERDEPAGHPDPPVVRLREAVAVLGRFPALAGLDLRVDRGEVVLLAGPNGAGKTTVLQVCAGLVAVVEGEAEVLGVDLRNDRRSIRRRVGLVGHAAGLYPELTVHENVAFWAKAAGASEAEGNAALERLEIASRLRDLPVRALSAGQRRRVSFASVLARRPELWLLDEPHTGLDASGRDLVDNLIAEASAAGATVLFASHEADRASAVATRTVSLAGGVAT; translated from the coding sequence ATGGATGACGCCAACTCGCCCCGACGCCACGAGCGCGACGAGCCAGCCGGGCACCCCGACCCGCCCGTCGTCAGGCTCCGCGAGGCGGTGGCGGTGCTCGGGCGGTTCCCGGCACTTGCCGGGCTCGACCTGCGCGTCGACCGCGGCGAAGTCGTGCTGCTCGCAGGCCCCAACGGCGCCGGAAAGACGACAGTGCTGCAGGTCTGCGCGGGCCTCGTCGCAGTGGTGGAGGGCGAGGCCGAAGTGCTGGGAGTGGACCTGCGCAACGACCGTCGGTCGATCCGTCGCCGTGTCGGGTTGGTCGGCCACGCAGCAGGGCTGTACCCCGAGCTGACCGTGCACGAGAACGTGGCGTTCTGGGCGAAGGCCGCAGGCGCCAGCGAAGCGGAGGGAAACGCCGCCCTCGAGCGGTTGGAGATTGCATCAAGGCTCCGGGACCTACCGGTGCGGGCGCTGTCAGCCGGCCAGCGCCGCCGGGTGTCGTTCGCGTCGGTGCTGGCGAGGCGGCCCGAGTTGTGGCTGCTCGACGAGCCCCACACCGGCCTCGACGCATCGGGCCGCGACCTCGTCGACAACCTGATCGCCGAGGCCTCCGCCGCTGGGGCAACTGTGCTGTTCGCCTCGCACGAGGCCGACCGGGCGTCGGCGGTTGCCACACGCACCGTGTCACTCGCGGGAGGCGTGGCCACATGA
- a CDS encoding ABC transporter permease encodes MIAAVLRDALLVAGKDLRLERRSKVALGQMLPFAMLVLLLFAFALDPDRGVLEQATAGLFWMTVLFTAVLAVQRSFAVELEEGVLDALRLTGIPPAAVYLGKVMALVLELFALEIVLGIGVAVLYDARLEGWGLLVVVLVAATVGIAAAGVTYGILAARLRQGSALLPILLLPLLAPVLIAATRGSEVALRSEAGGGWSWASLLGVFAVAYLALGTVLFKPLLDET; translated from the coding sequence ATGATCGCAGCAGTGTTGCGCGACGCGCTGCTGGTGGCCGGCAAGGACCTGCGCCTGGAGCGCCGCTCGAAGGTGGCGCTCGGCCAGATGCTGCCGTTCGCCATGTTGGTGCTGTTGTTGTTCGCGTTCGCGCTCGATCCGGACCGCGGCGTGCTCGAGCAGGCGACAGCCGGGCTGTTCTGGATGACTGTGCTGTTCACAGCAGTGCTGGCGGTGCAGCGGTCGTTCGCGGTCGAACTCGAAGAAGGCGTGCTCGACGCGTTGAGGCTCACCGGGATCCCTCCTGCCGCTGTGTACCTCGGCAAGGTCATGGCCCTGGTGCTGGAGCTGTTCGCACTGGAGATCGTGCTGGGAATCGGCGTTGCGGTGCTCTATGACGCCCGGCTCGAGGGCTGGGGTCTGCTCGTGGTGGTTCTGGTGGCCGCCACCGTCGGCATCGCTGCGGCCGGGGTCACGTACGGCATCCTCGCGGCCCGACTTCGTCAGGGGTCCGCGTTGCTGCCAATCTTGTTGTTGCCGCTCCTGGCACCAGTGCTCATCGCCGCAACCCGAGGCAGCGAGGTCGCACTGCGGAGCGAGGCCGGCGGCGGGTGGTCATGGGCCTCCCTGCTCGGCGTCTTCGCTGTGGCATACCTGGCCCTGGGCACCGTGTTGTTCAAGCCGCTGCTCGACGAGACATGA
- the ccsA gene encoding cytochrome c biogenesis protein CcsA: protein MSATAERARPAPTTTGSRVTMVLGIISLIGLGAVALFGLVISPPDTELGETIRILYMHVPTVSVAYLAFVITAVASVAYLWKRTEFWDLLAASSAEIGVLFFALTIFNGMMWGKVTWGVFWRWEPRLVTTTVLFITYIGYLVVRSIPAQPRTRGTVSAVIGIMAVINIPITHKAVDWWRGLHQSRSVLGTVDPEMQGMQLFTTYLSLAVFMVLFAWLLMHRFRLAWLSERAADVGLEGAIAQRRAEGASK, encoded by the coding sequence ATGAGCGCCACCGCAGAGCGAGCCAGGCCGGCTCCCACCACCACCGGATCACGAGTCACCATGGTGCTCGGGATCATCTCGCTGATCGGTCTCGGCGCAGTGGCGCTGTTCGGGCTGGTCATCAGTCCGCCCGACACGGAGCTGGGCGAGACCATCCGGATCCTCTACATGCACGTGCCGACGGTGTCGGTCGCCTACCTCGCGTTCGTGATCACAGCGGTGGCGTCGGTCGCCTACCTGTGGAAGCGCACAGAGTTCTGGGACCTGCTCGCTGCCTCGTCAGCGGAGATCGGTGTGCTGTTCTTCGCACTCACGATCTTCAACGGAATGATGTGGGGAAAGGTCACCTGGGGGGTGTTCTGGCGCTGGGAGCCCCGACTCGTCACGACGACCGTGCTGTTCATCACCTACATCGGGTACCTGGTCGTGCGCTCGATCCCTGCACAGCCCCGCACCCGCGGCACCGTCAGCGCCGTCATCGGGATCATGGCGGTCATCAACATCCCGATCACCCACAAGGCGGTTGACTGGTGGCGCGGGCTGCACCAGTCGCGGTCGGTGCTCGGAACGGTGGATCCTGAGATGCAGGGCATGCAGTTGTTCACCACCTATCTGTCGCTGGCCGTGTTCATGGTCCTGTTCGCCTGGCTTCTCATGCACCGCTTCCGGTTGGCCTGGCTGTCCGAACGAGCCGCGGATGTCGGCCTCGAGGGAGCGATCGCTCAGCGGCGAGCAGAAGGAGCCTCGAAATGA
- a CDS encoding cytochrome c maturation protein CcmE yields the protein MDVTDDPESPDAEPVNGEGAPSAPGSADFDLAPRTGPSSAAAPRSSRRWIPLVAIVLLLAALGFVLFQGLNDAATFFYNVDEAVEQRSDLEGERFRMQGNVVEGSVEQTDTGVDFVITFEGVEMPVTHTGTPPELFGSQIPVVLEGSFEGDGFASDEILIRHDNEYDEENPDRVADAERDAQALAGDPAEGAGPR from the coding sequence ATGGATGTGACCGACGATCCGGAGTCCCCCGACGCCGAACCGGTGAACGGCGAAGGGGCGCCATCCGCTCCCGGGTCGGCCGACTTCGACCTCGCGCCCCGTACGGGGCCGTCGAGTGCAGCGGCGCCGCGCTCCTCGAGGCGTTGGATTCCGCTCGTCGCAATCGTGCTGTTGTTGGCCGCGCTCGGCTTCGTGCTGTTCCAGGGCCTCAATGACGCAGCCACGTTCTTCTACAACGTCGATGAGGCCGTCGAGCAGCGCAGTGACCTCGAGGGCGAACGATTCCGGATGCAGGGCAATGTGGTCGAGGGGTCAGTCGAGCAGACCGACACGGGTGTCGACTTCGTGATCACCTTCGAAGGCGTGGAGATGCCGGTGACTCACACAGGCACCCCACCCGAACTCTTCGGGTCACAGATCCCGGTCGTGCTCGAGGGCAGCTTCGAGGGCGATGGCTTCGCCAGCGACGAGATCCTCATTCGCCACGACAACGAGTACGACGAGGAGAACCCCGACCGCGTTGCCGACGCCGAGCGCGACGCGCAGGCGCTGGCCGGCGACCCAGCCGAGGGAGCCGGGCCGCGGTGA
- a CDS encoding heme lyase CcmF/NrfE family subunit yields the protein MNRALGLAGVVIALLAALAGIVAILSGLRSQRPGHLRSARGWAGLVLLGAFVAFLAMQRALITRDFTVEYVANNGSSTTPPLFNVATLWSALEGSILLWVLILAGYLYAVAHRFRRRLTDPLVAWALLTIFVVSVFFLVMLLTAANPFGQFDPPVGYDGPGPNPLLQNHILVAFHPPMLYLGYVGFVVPFAFAIGSLVSGRLGEGWLVETRRWTLFAWAFLTAGIILGGWWSYEVLGWGGYWAWDPVENASLLPWLTGTAYLHSVMVQERHGMLRVWNIALLCATFSLTILGTFLTRSGVVESVHAFASGAVGPMLLGLFGVTVAVSLGLIAWRSEELRSVGRIESPVSREGAFLANNLVFAAMAFVVLLGTVFPLILEAVNDERVSVGVPYFNRMTMPLGFALLTLMAVAPAMPWRRAPGSVMRERLFWPAWLGVSTLVVAVLVGARGWAPLLAFALSGFAAGSALRQLFLAVRRGAWRGLVGRSNGGMVVHLGTIIVAFAFAASSSYVRQAEVQLAPGEEVTVAGHTIEYLDTTTRGTDRVVTVAARVRVDGGRVYEPRLNRYRSSGMVIGTPSVRVGPTEDVYLALTSSPEARGSGADLGSDEIGLRVIIQPMVVWVWVGGMVMVGGTVLALVPARTRARPDAVSDESGNEATEVAT from the coding sequence GTGAACAGGGCCCTGGGGCTTGCCGGGGTCGTCATTGCCCTGCTGGCGGCGCTGGCGGGGATCGTCGCGATCCTGTCGGGACTTCGTTCGCAGCGGCCAGGACACCTGCGCTCCGCACGCGGCTGGGCAGGGCTCGTGCTGCTCGGGGCGTTCGTGGCGTTCCTGGCCATGCAGCGCGCACTGATCACGCGCGACTTCACCGTGGAGTACGTGGCCAACAACGGCTCCAGCACGACCCCGCCGCTGTTCAACGTGGCCACGCTCTGGTCGGCGCTCGAGGGGTCGATCCTGCTGTGGGTGCTGATCCTCGCCGGCTACCTCTATGCGGTTGCGCACCGCTTCCGCCGCCGGCTCACCGATCCGCTCGTCGCCTGGGCGCTGCTCACCATCTTCGTGGTGTCGGTTTTCTTCCTCGTGATGCTGCTGACCGCAGCCAACCCGTTCGGTCAGTTCGACCCGCCCGTCGGCTACGACGGCCCGGGACCGAATCCGCTGCTGCAGAACCACATCCTCGTGGCCTTTCACCCGCCGATGCTCTATCTCGGTTACGTCGGGTTCGTGGTGCCGTTCGCGTTCGCAATCGGGTCCCTCGTGTCGGGCCGGCTGGGCGAGGGCTGGCTGGTGGAGACCCGCCGCTGGACCCTGTTCGCGTGGGCATTCCTGACCGCCGGAATCATCCTCGGGGGTTGGTGGAGCTATGAGGTCCTGGGGTGGGGCGGGTACTGGGCGTGGGACCCGGTGGAGAACGCCTCGCTGTTGCCCTGGCTCACCGGCACCGCCTACCTGCACTCCGTGATGGTCCAGGAGCGCCACGGAATGCTGCGGGTGTGGAACATCGCGTTGTTGTGCGCGACGTTCAGCCTCACGATCCTCGGCACGTTCCTCACCCGGTCGGGTGTGGTCGAGTCGGTCCACGCTTTCGCCTCGGGGGCGGTCGGCCCCATGTTGTTGGGCCTGTTCGGCGTGACGGTGGCGGTGTCGCTCGGGCTCATTGCCTGGCGATCCGAAGAGTTGCGCTCCGTGGGGCGGATCGAGTCGCCGGTGTCGCGTGAAGGGGCGTTCCTGGCCAACAACCTGGTCTTCGCCGCGATGGCCTTCGTCGTGTTGCTCGGCACTGTGTTCCCGCTGATCCTCGAAGCCGTCAACGACGAGCGGGTGTCGGTCGGCGTGCCGTACTTCAACCGCATGACGATGCCGCTCGGGTTCGCCCTGTTGACGCTCATGGCCGTGGCGCCGGCCATGCCCTGGAGGCGAGCGCCGGGAAGCGTGATGCGCGAGAGGCTGTTCTGGCCCGCATGGCTCGGTGTGTCCACGCTCGTGGTTGCAGTCCTCGTCGGAGCGCGCGGGTGGGCGCCGCTGCTCGCCTTTGCGTTGTCGGGCTTCGCCGCCGGTTCCGCGCTGCGCCAGCTCTTCCTGGCCGTGCGCCGCGGCGCATGGCGCGGCCTCGTTGGTCGCTCCAACGGCGGAATGGTCGTGCACCTGGGCACGATCATCGTCGCGTTCGCCTTCGCTGCCAGCTCCAGCTACGTGCGCCAGGCCGAGGTGCAGCTGGCCCCCGGTGAGGAGGTCACCGTGGCCGGCCACACGATCGAGTACCTGGACACGACCACCCGGGGCACTGACAGGGTCGTGACCGTGGCGGCCCGTGTGAGGGTCGACGGTGGCCGGGTGTACGAGCCACGGCTCAACCGCTACCGCAGCAGCGGCATGGTCATCGGAACTCCCTCGGTCAGGGTTGGTCCCACCGAGGACGTGTACCTCGCGCTCACGTCGTCGCCGGAGGCCCGAGGCTCCGGCGCTGATTTGGGCAGTGACGAGATCGGACTGCGGGTGATCATCCAGCCGATGGTGGTCTGGGTGTGGGTCGGCGGGATGGTGATGGTCGGCGGCACCGTCCTTGCGCTGGTCCCTGCGCGCACCCGTGCGAGACCTGATGCCGTGTCCGACGAATCCGGCAACGAGGCAACTGAGGTGGCGACGTGA
- a CDS encoding TlpA family protein disulfide reductase, with product MGTDRGVREQAAPPRSPVPAIVAVVAVVMAALVGLFLWGMSSDSDSGPDSAAQFEDDSAPSLAGTTASGEPFDLADESGKWVLVNFFATWCPPCVAEHPELVEFAARNGDTATVVSVAFDEPPEVIEAFFEANGGDWPVLADAEGIPLDWGVIKLPESYLVSPDGVVVQKLEGGITAAEIEELIAERSAGGDPG from the coding sequence ATGGGAACGGATCGAGGCGTACGGGAGCAGGCGGCCCCGCCGCGCAGCCCGGTGCCTGCGATCGTGGCTGTCGTCGCGGTGGTGATGGCGGCGCTGGTAGGCCTGTTTCTGTGGGGCATGAGTTCTGACTCCGACAGCGGTCCCGACAGCGCCGCGCAGTTCGAGGACGACTCAGCGCCGTCGCTGGCGGGCACCACGGCCTCCGGCGAACCGTTCGACCTGGCCGACGAGTCGGGCAAGTGGGTGCTGGTCAACTTCTTCGCGACGTGGTGCCCGCCGTGTGTGGCCGAGCATCCGGAGCTGGTCGAGTTCGCCGCCCGCAACGGCGATACCGCAACCGTCGTGTCGGTGGCCTTCGACGAGCCCCCTGAGGTGATCGAGGCGTTCTTCGAAGCCAACGGCGGTGACTGGCCCGTGCTCGCCGACGCTGAAGGCATCCCGCTCGATTGGGGCGTCATCAAGTTGCCCGAGTCGTACCTCGTGTCCCCCGATGGCGTGGTGGTTCAGAAGCTGGAAGGCGGCATCACCGCCGCCGAAATCGAGGAACTGATCGCTGAGCGCAGCGCGGGCGGAGACCCCGGGTGA
- a CDS encoding DUF1446 domain-containing protein — MVRIGGGQGFYGDGYAGVGPLLAEGVDYLVCEALAELTLAILAKDRGRDEGAGFTRDLPIYASMVAPQVAAGDTRFITNAGGINPIAAGRAVVEALGSQGHHGIKVATVVGDDLRPHSAVLGITDEAVFASAYLGAAPIVEALQAGADMVITGRVADASLFLAPLIHEFGWDARDWDRLAAGVTVGHLLECSAQVTGGNYSGDWWAHGDFSEPGFPIAECEPDGTAVITKPAGTGGVVSFDTVREQLMYEVHDPAAYLNPDVTADFTSVRLDDLGDDRVGIADVRGTPRPDTYKGLVCTRAGFSGEARLPYPWPDAEAKARAAARFLAKRADDLGLDVLEWHEEYFGLNAFGGPTVDLAALGEADLEPPEVMGRLVWRCEDRADAGRLMAEYRAMGLGGPPMVSPFGRARESGPTQLLALEAIAVDRELVDGSVALSIETS; from the coding sequence ATGGTTCGAATCGGTGGCGGACAGGGCTTCTACGGCGACGGCTACGCGGGTGTGGGGCCGCTTCTGGCCGAGGGCGTCGACTATCTGGTGTGCGAGGCACTGGCAGAACTGACGCTCGCCATTCTCGCCAAGGATCGTGGACGTGACGAAGGCGCGGGGTTCACACGTGACTTGCCCATCTACGCCTCCATGGTCGCTCCGCAGGTCGCCGCGGGCGACACCAGGTTCATCACCAACGCCGGAGGGATCAACCCGATCGCAGCCGGGCGGGCCGTGGTCGAGGCGCTCGGGTCCCAGGGTCACCACGGGATCAAGGTCGCCACTGTCGTCGGTGACGACCTCCGCCCCCACAGCGCGGTTCTCGGCATCACCGATGAAGCGGTGTTCGCCTCGGCCTACCTTGGCGCGGCACCCATCGTGGAGGCCCTTCAAGCCGGCGCCGACATGGTGATCACCGGCCGGGTGGCGGACGCCTCGCTGTTCCTGGCACCACTCATCCACGAGTTCGGGTGGGACGCCCGCGACTGGGACCGACTCGCTGCGGGCGTGACCGTCGGTCACCTGCTCGAGTGTTCCGCGCAGGTGACCGGAGGGAACTACTCGGGCGACTGGTGGGCCCACGGCGACTTCAGCGAGCCGGGGTTCCCGATCGCCGAGTGCGAGCCCGACGGAACGGCGGTGATCACCAAGCCGGCGGGCACCGGCGGAGTCGTGAGCTTCGACACGGTCCGCGAGCAGCTCATGTACGAGGTGCACGATCCGGCTGCCTACCTCAATCCGGACGTCACCGCGGACTTCACGTCGGTGCGCCTCGACGACCTAGGAGACGACCGGGTGGGGATTGCCGACGTGCGCGGCACTCCGCGGCCCGACACCTACAAGGGGCTCGTGTGCACCCGCGCCGGCTTCTCCGGCGAGGCCAGGTTGCCGTACCCGTGGCCCGACGCCGAGGCCAAGGCACGGGCAGCTGCACGCTTCCTGGCCAAGCGCGCGGACGACCTGGGCCTCGACGTGCTCGAGTGGCACGAGGAGTACTTCGGTCTCAATGCTTTCGGCGGGCCCACGGTCGACCTCGCTGCACTCGGTGAGGCAGACCTCGAGCCTCCTGAAGTCATGGGCCGCCTCGTGTGGAGGTGCGAGGACCGAGCCGATGCGGGCCGCCTCATGGCTGAGTACCGCGCCATGGGCCTCGGCGGCCCGCCGATGGTCTCGCCATTCGGTCGCGCCCGTGAGTCGGGCCCGACCCAGCTGCTGGCGCTGGAGGCGATTGCGGTCGATCGCGAGCTGGTCGACGGCTCCGTGGCGCTGTCGATCGAGACCTCCTGA
- a CDS encoding histidine phosphatase family protein, with product MTLYLVRHGSAGRRNNADPNDTERHLDDKGLRQAVAVADHLGVEPISRILSSPLPRCVETVEPLAEVLGLEVVVERRLREGTDLLGTWPLIEELAESKVVLCTHGDVIPELVRANELRGMRIAGKAGFAKGSVWALEGWDGTRYAKGSWDKLR from the coding sequence ATGACGCTGTACCTGGTGCGCCACGGATCGGCGGGGCGACGCAACAACGCAGACCCCAACGACACGGAACGCCACCTCGACGACAAGGGGCTCCGCCAGGCTGTCGCCGTGGCGGACCACCTGGGGGTGGAACCCATCAGTCGCATACTCTCGAGTCCGCTGCCCCGTTGTGTCGAGACCGTGGAACCTCTGGCGGAGGTGCTCGGACTCGAGGTCGTCGTTGAGCGCCGCCTGCGCGAGGGGACCGACCTGTTGGGCACGTGGCCGCTGATCGAGGAACTGGCCGAGAGCAAGGTGGTGCTCTGCACCCACGGCGACGTGATCCCCGAGCTGGTGCGGGCCAACGAGTTGCGGGGCATGCGAATCGCCGGCAAGGCCGGCTTCGCCAAGGGTTCCGTGTGGGCCCTCGAGGGCTGGGACGGCACCCGGTACGCCAAGGGCTCCTGGGACAAGCTCCGCTGA
- a CDS encoding HAD-IA family hydrolase has product MTAAPEQLDAVVFDLDGVIRHWNDHDLDSVEEAHGLPPRTILDVAFSRELGPAAITGELTYRQWMDSIRETVIERHGASVAPALDTWESNVGVVDPEMVRLLRRLRNGLLVALLSNGTTRLRRDLHVLDLLDEFDVVFNTAEIGIAKPDPQVFRIVCDELGVDPARAAFIDDLAENVAGAASIGMHAHQHRDRMATEAFLGELTPHV; this is encoded by the coding sequence ATGACCGCGGCACCCGAGCAGCTCGATGCGGTCGTGTTCGATCTCGATGGCGTGATCCGCCACTGGAACGACCACGACCTCGACTCGGTCGAGGAGGCCCACGGCCTGCCGCCACGCACCATCCTCGATGTGGCGTTCTCACGGGAGCTCGGACCCGCCGCGATCACAGGCGAGCTCACGTACCGTCAGTGGATGGACAGCATCCGCGAGACGGTGATCGAACGGCACGGCGCCTCCGTGGCGCCCGCGCTCGACACGTGGGAGTCCAACGTGGGGGTGGTGGACCCCGAGATGGTGCGCCTGCTGCGGCGCCTCCGCAACGGACTGCTCGTTGCACTTCTGTCCAACGGCACCACGAGGCTTCGCCGCGACCTGCACGTGCTGGACCTGCTCGACGAGTTCGACGTGGTCTTCAACACCGCCGAGATCGGAATCGCCAAGCCCGATCCGCAGGTGTTCCGCATCGTGTGCGACGAGCTCGGGGTCGACCCGGCGAGGGCCGCCTTCATCGACGACCTCGCCGAGAATGTGGCCGGCGCCGCCTCCATCGGCATGCACGCGCACCAGCACCGGGACCGCATGGCCACAGAGGCATTCCTAGGGGAACTGACCCCTCACGTGTGA
- a CDS encoding aminotransferase class V-fold PLP-dependent enzyme, with protein MSRIYLDHASTSPLRESARAAMAEVADAGSHGLLGDPGRIHAEGMAARATLEDARDRVAHWLGVRARQVVFTSGATESIAAVSWVAVSGGGHVVSSAVEHSAVRTWAQRCAYTEVGVDPTGTVDVEELSDAVRDDTAIVHLQWANHEVATMQPVAEAVAALDAMPGLLHVDAAQAGPAAPQVARSGADVVTLSGHKLGGPTGIGVTVVRRNLRLAPLMVGGDQERARRAGVENIAAAVGLAAVADELASTGAGELDRLAGLSSQVIDWAARTDGVSLLGHPDERAPHLVCLALDGIEPQPVLLGLDQRGVAVHSGSSCSSEAFEPSPVLLAMGVDAQRSLRISAGWSSTEADVDRALSALDEVLSELRALGRGTR; from the coding sequence ATGAGCCGCATCTACCTCGATCACGCCTCGACGTCGCCGCTGCGCGAGTCCGCTCGGGCAGCGATGGCGGAGGTGGCCGATGCCGGCTCCCACGGCCTGCTCGGTGACCCCGGCAGGATCCATGCCGAAGGCATGGCGGCGAGGGCCACTCTCGAGGACGCGCGGGATCGCGTCGCGCACTGGCTGGGCGTACGGGCTCGCCAGGTGGTGTTCACCTCGGGAGCCACAGAGTCGATCGCTGCCGTCTCGTGGGTTGCCGTCAGCGGTGGCGGACACGTCGTGTCGAGCGCCGTGGAACACTCCGCTGTTCGCACCTGGGCGCAGCGCTGTGCGTACACAGAGGTTGGCGTGGACCCGACCGGCACGGTCGACGTGGAGGAGCTCAGCGATGCCGTGCGCGACGACACGGCGATCGTGCACCTGCAGTGGGCCAACCACGAAGTGGCGACCATGCAGCCGGTGGCCGAAGCTGTCGCCGCCCTAGACGCGATGCCCGGGTTGTTGCACGTGGACGCGGCGCAGGCCGGCCCAGCAGCCCCACAGGTGGCCCGCAGCGGTGCAGATGTCGTGACGCTGTCGGGCCACAAGCTGGGTGGCCCGACGGGAATCGGAGTCACGGTCGTGAGGCGCAACCTGCGGCTTGCGCCGCTGATGGTGGGCGGGGACCAGGAACGAGCCCGGCGAGCCGGAGTCGAGAACATTGCAGCGGCGGTGGGGCTGGCCGCTGTCGCCGATGAGCTCGCGTCCACCGGTGCAGGGGAGCTCGACCGACTGGCCGGGCTGTCGTCGCAGGTCATCGACTGGGCGGCGCGTACCGACGGAGTCAGCCTGCTCGGCCATCCGGACGAACGGGCCCCGCACCTCGTCTGCCTGGCGCTCGACGGCATCGAGCCCCAGCCGGTGTTGCTCGGGCTCGACCAACGCGGGGTGGCCGTGCACTCCGGATCCTCGTGTTCGAGCGAGGCATTCGAGCCGTCGCCGGTCCTGCTTGCCATGGGGGTCGACGCCCAGCGCTCACTGCGGATCTCGGCCGGGTGGTCGAGCACCGAAGCCGATGTCGACCGAGCCCTGTCCGCACTCGATGAGGTGCTGTCCGAACTCCGGGCGCTGGGCCGGGGCACACGATGA
- a CDS encoding helix-turn-helix domain-containing protein produces MPQLSPTEFASTVTAITSAFGDPTRREIYLFAHESSEGVTASMVAEQFDLHANVARHHLDKLASGGYLEVSTERPAGGAGRPSKRYRVIGEQMELEVPVRHDDVLVELLGRALAELGPERSTSLAEEVGEEFGRTMAEEMGDHSTTSFRSALHTVADALSAHGFAAHAEKEGNKLRIVTEHCPFGDAAVEHPVICAVDRGMVRGMLGTLYGETSVDLSSSVAAGDEHCVTAVDD; encoded by the coding sequence ATGCCACAGCTGTCCCCAACCGAGTTCGCCTCGACGGTGACCGCAATTACCAGCGCGTTCGGCGACCCCACGCGCCGTGAGATCTACCTCTTCGCCCACGAGAGCTCCGAGGGCGTCACCGCTTCGATGGTTGCCGAGCAGTTCGACCTCCACGCCAATGTGGCCCGTCACCACCTCGACAAGCTCGCATCCGGCGGGTACCTCGAGGTGAGCACCGAACGGCCGGCAGGCGGTGCCGGACGCCCCTCCAAGCGCTATCGGGTGATCGGCGAGCAGATGGAGCTCGAGGTACCCGTACGCCACGACGACGTGCTCGTCGAGCTGCTGGGCCGGGCCCTCGCCGAGTTAGGCCCCGAGCGGTCAACGAGTCTGGCCGAGGAAGTCGGCGAGGAGTTCGGCCGCACCATGGCAGAGGAGATGGGTGACCACAGCACCACGAGCTTCCGCTCGGCGCTGCACACGGTGGCCGACGCGCTGTCGGCGCACGGCTTCGCCGCCCATGCCGAAAAGGAGGGCAACAAGCTGCGGATCGTGACCGAGCACTGCCCGTTCGGCGACGCTGCCGTCGAACACCCCGTGATCTGTGCCGTCGACCGCGGAATGGTGCGCGGGATGCTCGGCACCCTCTACGGCGAGACCTCGGTCGACCTGAGCTCGTCCGTGGCTGCGGGTGACGAGCACTGCGTCACGGCCGTCGACGACTGA